In a single window of the Notamacropus eugenii isolate mMacEug1 chromosome 4, mMacEug1.pri_v2, whole genome shotgun sequence genome:
- the LOC140498937 gene encoding LOW QUALITY PROTEIN: uncharacterized protein (The sequence of the model RefSeq protein was modified relative to this genomic sequence to represent the inferred CDS: substituted 2 bases at 2 genomic stop codons), with translation MVPVLLPTSSPQESVTFEDVAVDFTPEEXGHLHPSQKELYRNVMLENYCNLVWLGLTVSKPDVIDQLEQGEVVWLSEGDGPRSTCPDWDTRPETRESAPKMGFSVEKSFQERMKVGCHFSKFDEAREYGDLLQKQHNKEKKLSRDVQMTEIKSPSQIRGHEYKKYNGGFCQGSIVFPQHKVLIGKNLLHQFDKNQKSLRLYSDLNKQNRIFSKKIFSKHNECGKFFSYNAKLIENHNIYNGEKAHLGDECDQAFSNGIHITQIQRIPISVKHYKCNECGKAFSQKTGLIQHQRIHTGEKPYTCNQCGKALRQKVHLIIHQRIHTGEKPYKCNECGKAFSWKTGLTEHQKNHTGEKLYECSECGKAFSRKIGLAYHLRIHTGEKPYACNECGKAVRQKRTLIEHQNIHTGQKPYKCSECGKDFSQKAGLANHLKIHTGGTPYVCNVCGKAFRQKRSFIEHQNTHTGQKPYECSNCGKAFRRRRTLTEHQNIHTGGKLYKCNECGKDFNQKAGFASHLRIHTGGRLYECNEYGKTFQGSSKLSQHQKIHSGEKPFEYNECGRVFSXRTGLSAHQKCHTEEMPYECSECGKTFQKRTYLVEHQRIHTGEKPYKCNECGKDFSQKSGLVYHLRIHTGKKLYECSECGKTFQERSRLLQHQKIHTGEKSFECKECGRAFTLKAGLTEHRKCHSEEKPYECDERGKTFKQKSRLTEHQKIHTEERPYECNECGKTFCQRTHLVEHERIHTGEKPYKCNECGKAFSRKRTLTEHHNIHTGEKPYKCNECGKGFNQKAGLTYHLRIHTGEKPYECIKCGKNFSWKTRLTQHQKIHTGETLGK, from the exons GAATCAGTGACCTTCGaggatgtggctgtggacttcacACCAGAGGAGTAGGGACACCTGCACCCTTCTCAGAAGGAGCTGTACAGGaatgtgatgctggagaactacTGCAACCTGGTCTGGCTGG GACTAACAGTTTCCAAACCAGATGTGATTGACCAGTTGGAGCAAGGTGAAGTGGTCTGGCTGTCAGAGGGAGATGGCCCAAGAAGCACCTGTCCAG aTTGGGACACTAGGCCTGAAACCAGGGAGTCAGCTCCAAAGATGGGCTTCTCTGTGGAAAAGTCATTccaagaaagaatgaaagtgGGTTGCCATTTCTCCAAGTTTGATGAAGCCCGGGAGTATGGTGACTTGTTACAAAAACAGCACaacaaggaaaagaaactttCTAGAGATGTACAAATGACTGAAATAAAGTCTCCCAGTCAAATAAGAGGAcatgaatataaaaaatataatggAGGCTTCTGCCAAGGGTCAATAGTTTTTCCACAACATAAAgtattaattggaaaaaatctCCTTCATCAATTTGATAAAAACCAAAAGAGCCTCAGACTATATTCAGACctaaataaacaaaatagaatCTTCTCAAAGAAGATATTTTCTAAGcataatgaatgtgggaaatttTTCAGTTATAATGCAAAACTTATTGAAAATCACAATATATATAATGGAGAGAAAGCACATTTAGGTGATGAATGTGACCAGGCTTTCTCAAATGGCATACACATTACTCAAATTCAGAGAATTCCTATTAGTGTAAAACAttacaaatgtaatgaatgtggaaaagcttttagCCAGAAGACAGGActtattcaacatcagagaattcatactggagagaaaccttatacaTGTAATCAATGTGGGAAGGCCTTGCGACAGAAAGTACATCTTATtatacatcagagaattcatactggagaaaaaccttataaatgtaatgaatgtggaaaggcgtTCAGCTGGAAGACAGGACTTACTGAACATCAGAAAAATCATACAGGAGAAAAACtgtatgaatgtagtgaatgtggaaaggccttcagtCGGAAGATAGGCCTCGCCTACCATTTgagaattcatactggggagaaaccttatgcatgtaatgaatgtgggaaggccgtCAGGCAGAAGAGGACACTTATTGAACATCAGAATATTCACACTGGccagaaaccttataaatgtagtgaatgtggaaaggACTTTAGTCAGAAGGCAGGACTAGCCAACCACCtgaaaattcatactggagggACACCTTATGTATGTAATGTTTGTGGAAAGGCCTTTAGACAGAAGAGATCATTTATTGAACATCAAAATACTCATACTGgacagaaaccttatgaatgtagtaaTTGTGGGAAGGCCTTTAGGCGGAGGAGAACACTCACTGAACATCAAAATATTCATACTGGAGGGAAactttataaatgtaatgaatgtggaaaggacTTTAATCAGAAGGCAGGATTTGCTTCCCATctaagaattcatactggaggaAGActttatgaatgcaatgaatatGGAAAGACCTTTCAGGGGAGTTCAaaactttcccaacatcagaaaattcatagtGGAGAAAAACCTTTTGAATATAATGAATGTGGCAGGGTTTTCAGCTAGAGGACAGGACTTAGTGCACATCAGAAATGTCATACTGAAGAGATgccttatgaatgtagtgaatgtgggaaaaccttcCAAAAGAGAACATACCTTgttgaacatcagagaattcatactggagagaagccttataaatgtaatgaatgtggaaaggatTTTAGTCAAAAGTCTGGACTTGTCTACCATCTGAGGATTCATACTGGAAAGAAGCTTTATGAATGCAGTGAATGTGGAAAGACCTTCCAGGAAAGGTCAAGACTTCTgcaacatcagaaaattcatactggagagaaatctTTTGAATGTAAAGAATGTGGCAGGGCCTTCACCCTGAAGGCAGGACTTACTGAACATCGGAAATGTCATTCtgaagagaaaccttatgaatgtgatgaGCGTGGAAAAACCTTTAAACAGAAGTCTAGACTTACTGAACACCAGAAAATTCATACTGAAGAAAgaccatatgaatgtaatgagtgtgggaaAACCTTTTGTCAGAGAACACACCTTGTTGAACatgagagaattcatactggagagaaaccttataaatgtaatgaatgtgggaaagccttcagtcgTAAGAGAACACTTACTGAACATCACAatattcatactggagagaaaccttataaatgtaatgaatgtggaaagggcTTTAATCAGAAGGCTGGACTTACTTACCATctgagaattcatactggagagaaaccttatgaatgtattAAATGTGGGAAGAACTTCAGCTGGAAGACAAGACTTActcaacatcagaaaattcatactggagaaactTTAGGAAAGTAG